TTTGGTGCTGAAAACAAGTGGTATGTAGAGCACCGCATGGACAACGACCTGGATCTTGAACTAGGTCTAGCACGGGCGCAGGCCGCCACGCTTTTGATATTGGCGCTGCCCGGTTCTACTTACATCTACCAGGGTGAAGAGCTTGGTTTGCCAGATGTAACCGATATCCCATCCGACCAGATGCAGGACCCACAGTGGTTCCGTGGTGAGGGCAAGCTCAAGTCTCGAGACGGTTGCCGCGTGCCACTGCCATGGGAGCCAGCCGGTCCATCCTTTGGTTTTGGTACTGGTGGAGCACATCTTCCGCAGCCGAGCTGGTATGCAAAGTTTGCCGCCAGTGCTCAAGAGGCTGATCCAAATTCGACACTCAACCTGTATCGCAAGGCATTGGCTCTGAGGGCGAAGCTGATTACTGAGGAGCAACTCAGCTGGCACGAATCCGCCAGCGGCACCTTGCTTTTTGAGCGCCCAAACGGTTGGCTGTGCTTCACGAATTTCACCCAGGATGAAGTCGAGTTGCCCCAAGGCGAGCTACTGATGCACTCGGGCGAGGTCTCGGACGGCAAGCTTTCCGGTCCGGCTACAGCCTGGCTCAAGCGCTAAATCTGGGCTTTTCGGACTATTATTTAGGGAATAACTGGCCAGCGGCGGCCACGTCGTTTTTAGGACAAATGTGACCCCAGAACAACTTTCCTTGGCCATTGTGCAAGCACTTGGCTCGCTGGTTGCGTCCGGAAAGTTGCCTCAGTTTGAGTTGCCATCAGAGGTTGTCATCGAGCGCCCTAAGAATCGCGATCACGGGGACTGGGCATCTAACGTTGCGATGCAGTATGCGGCCAAGGCGCAAATGAAACCGCGTGACTTTGCAGAGATTTTGGCCTCTGAGCTGCAAAGTGTTGATGGTGTTGAAAAGGTAGAGGTAGCTGGACCTGGCTTTCTAAATCTCTTTGTTTCCGACTCGGCGGCAGCGCAATTGGCGCTCCAGATTGTCGAGGCCGGCGAGAGTTTTGGTAGAAGCTCTGAGCTAGCCGGCGTGAAGCTGAATCTCGAGTTTGTCTCTGCTAACCCAACCGGTCCGATTCACCTGGGTGGAACCAGGTGGGCGGCTGTTGGTGATTCACTCGCGAGAGTTTTGGAGGCGGTGGGTGCCGAGGTGACGCGGGAGTACTACTTCAACGATCACGGTGCCCAAATTGACCGCTTTGCTAGGTCCTTGCTTGCAAGAGCTAAGGGTGAGCCTGCACCAGAGGATGGTTACGCCGGTCAGTACATCGAGGAGATCGCTCAGCAGGTGCTTGCCCTAAAGCCCGACACCCTCTCGCTACCTGATGTCGATGCGCAAGAAGTTTTCAGAGCTACCGGTGTTGAGCTGATGTTCGAGCAAATTCGTCAGTCGCTCCATGAATTCGGCGTGGACTTCGATGTCTATTTCCACGAGAACTCGCTCTACGAGTCTGGCCAGGTGGCCAAGTCGGTAGCGGCGCTTCGCGAGCAAGGGCACATCTTTGAGGCGGAAGGCGCAACTTGGTTGCGCTCCACCACCTTCGGTGATGACCGCGACCGCGTAATCATCAAATCCGATGGAGATGCTGCATACATTGCAGGCGACATCGCTTACTACCAGAACAAGCGTGGTCGCGGATTTGACCGCTGCATTTATATGCTCGGTGCCGACCACCACGGGTACGTGCCGAGGATGATGGCACTATGCGCCGCCTTTGGTGATACCCCAGGCGTTCACATGGAGATTTTGATTGGTCAGCTCGTGAATCTGGTCCGAGCCGGTGAACCGGTACGCATGTCTAAGCGCGCTGGAACAGTGGTCACCATGGAAGACTTGGTTGAAATGGTTGGCGTGGATGCCGCGCGATACTCATTGACTCGATCTTCAATCAACTCAACTCTTGATATCGACCTTGAGTTGATCAGCAAAAAGACAAATGACAACCCAGTGTTTTACGTACAGTACGCACACGCCAGAACCAAACAGGTTGCAAAGAATGCTGCATCTTTGGGTGTCAATCGTTCGGAGTTTGTGCCTGAACTGCTCTCTCACGAGAGCGAATCGGAGCTTCTGGCCAAGCTAAGTGAGTTCCCGAGAGTGGTGCTGCAGGCCGCCAACTTTAGAGAGCCGCATCGTGTGGCCCGTTACCTCGAAGAGGTAGCCGGCAGCTATCACCGTTGGTACGACAACTGTCGAGTCACTCCGCTCGGAGACAAGCCAGTTGAGTCGGTGCACCGCACCAGATTGTGGCTCAACGATGCGGCATCGGTTGTGTTGGCCAACGGACTAAAACTTGTGGGCGTCTCCGCCCCGGAGCGGATGTAGTCATGAAGAACCCTTTGGCTCCAAAGTGGCTAGAAGAGCGTGATTTGAATTCACTTGACCCCAAAATTTGGCCCCGCACCGCAAAACGCAACAGCCAGGGTGAGTTAGAGGTTGGCGGAGTAGGTGTGCGCGAGCTGATTCGTCGCCACGGTTCACCGCTGTACGTGGTTGACCAAGAGGACTTTGAAGCCAGGCTGATGCAGACCAAGAGAGCTTTCTCGGATGCTGCTCAGCGCCACGGCACCAGCGCCAAGCTCTACTACGCATCTAAAGCGCTGCTTACCTCCGATGTGGTTCGCTGGGTTGAGCAGGCGGGGCTATCGATTGACGTATCCACCGGCGGCGAGCTAGCTGTCGCTTTAGCGGCAGGCATGCCGGGTGAACGCATCGGTCTGCACGGGAACAACAAATCTCTGGTTGAAATTGGACGCGCTATCGCAGCCAATGTCGGTGCCATCGTGATCGACTCAGAGTTAGAGATCGAGCGCATTGCATCGGTGGCCACGGCCCAGGGCAAGACCCAGGCCGTCAGATTGCGCGTGAACTCGGGTGTTCACGCTCACACCCACGAGTATCTCGCAACCGCGCGTGAGGACCAGAAATTCGGAATCGCTATCTCTGACGTCCCGCACCTGGTGGCCAAGATTCGCTCGCACTCGCACCTTAAATTTCTAGGGCTGCACTCCCACATTGGCTCTCAAATCTTTGTGGTGGACGGCTTTATTGCCGCAGCTGAGAGATTGCTCGATTTGCATGCCGAGCTGCTGCAGGGCGGCGATGTCCCAGAGCTAAATCTCGGTGGCGGTTTTGGCATCAGCTACACAGGAGCCGATCGCCCTATGCCAATTGCCGAGATGGCGGAACGCATCAGCTCTGCGGTGGCCAATAAGTGCCAGCAACTCGGAATCGAGATTCCAAAACTTGCCTTTGAGCCAGGCCGAACCATCGCTGGTCCAGCCGGAATCACGCTCTACTCGGTAGGCACAATCAAGGATGTCCAGGTTTCAGATGCGGGGGCTGCTG
The genomic region above belongs to Aquiluna sp. KACHI24 and contains:
- the argS gene encoding arginine--tRNA ligase, whose product is MTPEQLSLAIVQALGSLVASGKLPQFELPSEVVIERPKNRDHGDWASNVAMQYAAKAQMKPRDFAEILASELQSVDGVEKVEVAGPGFLNLFVSDSAAAQLALQIVEAGESFGRSSELAGVKLNLEFVSANPTGPIHLGGTRWAAVGDSLARVLEAVGAEVTREYYFNDHGAQIDRFARSLLARAKGEPAPEDGYAGQYIEEIAQQVLALKPDTLSLPDVDAQEVFRATGVELMFEQIRQSLHEFGVDFDVYFHENSLYESGQVAKSVAALREQGHIFEAEGATWLRSTTFGDDRDRVIIKSDGDAAYIAGDIAYYQNKRGRGFDRCIYMLGADHHGYVPRMMALCAAFGDTPGVHMEILIGQLVNLVRAGEPVRMSKRAGTVVTMEDLVEMVGVDAARYSLTRSSINSTLDIDLELISKKTNDNPVFYVQYAHARTKQVAKNAASLGVNRSEFVPELLSHESESELLAKLSEFPRVVLQAANFREPHRVARYLEEVAGSYHRWYDNCRVTPLGDKPVESVHRTRLWLNDAASVVLANGLKLVGVSAPERM
- the lysA gene encoding diaminopimelate decarboxylase, whose product is MKNPLAPKWLEERDLNSLDPKIWPRTAKRNSQGELEVGGVGVRELIRRHGSPLYVVDQEDFEARLMQTKRAFSDAAQRHGTSAKLYYASKALLTSDVVRWVEQAGLSIDVSTGGELAVALAAGMPGERIGLHGNNKSLVEIGRAIAANVGAIVIDSELEIERIASVATAQGKTQAVRLRVNSGVHAHTHEYLATAREDQKFGIAISDVPHLVAKIRSHSHLKFLGLHSHIGSQIFVVDGFIAAAERLLDLHAELLQGGDVPELNLGGGFGISYTGADRPMPIAEMAERISSAVANKCQQLGIEIPKLAFEPGRTIAGPAGITLYSVGTIKDVQVSDAGAAATRKYVSVDGGMSDNARPALYEAEYSVAIASRTSSATPALARVVGKHCESGDIVVRHDYLPSDVAVNDLLAVPATGAYCFSLSSNYNFLTRPAVVAVKSGSTKVLIKTETEQDLLARDAGLSEGTGN